A region of the Leptospira venezuelensis genome:
CTATATCCTAAGAGAAGTTTTAGGAGTCTGGTTGGGTGGATTTCTATATTTAAAAAGAGGGATTCAAGGAAAACCAAATTGGTGGGGTAAGATTGGAGTTGGTCTTGTTGCAGCCGCTGTTCTATGGTATATGACCTTACCTTTGATCGGCCCGACCTTACCTGAAAATCATTTCTTCCATCATCCGGAATATTCAGGTTATGTATTAGTCCTAATCTTAAGTATTGGAGTGGTAGCTTATTCCAAAAGATATTGGAATATTGTATTCCATCCGGAAGAATTCATCCTGGATCCGGAAGATAAAAAGCAGAAGAAAAAGTACGAATTGGTCTAATCCCAGTCCTGGTTGAATTTCCTTGACACTGGAGCCTAGTCACCCAGTCTGTCAATCGCGACCGCTCGGGTGGTGGAATTGGTAGACACGCAAGCTTGAGGTGCTTGTGCCGGTTCGGTGTAGGGGTTCGAGTCCCCTCTCGAGCAATTCGTCCTACCTAAAACTCTTTCCCCATTTCGAAAAACCAACCCTCGGTAAAACTATGGCATCGGGTGCTCTTTCCGTTAAAGATTTTTTAGATAAAGCCAAACTAGTCTCATACGGCTTTTTCGGATTATTGATCCTATTTCTGATCTTATTCTTCTCTTCTCCTTATCTTTTAGTTTCAAAAGCAGATCCTAAAAAATCGGACGCGCTTGTTTTAGAAGCAATTGAAACAGGTAAAAAAGATAAATTCAAGCAGGCAGCTGCTTTATGGAAGAAGGGCCTCGCTCCTGTGATCGTAATTCTTCATTCTCCACCCAACCAAGATTCTGATTTGGGACTTGTAGGAGATCCTACGACTTCTTTACAAAGTTTCTTGGTTTCCTTAGGGGTAGATGAAACCAAGATCTTAGTTTATACAGTAGAATCTGGCCCCCAGGAATTCCCTAAAACTCTCTTAAAGATCGCGTTAGATCGTCAGTGGAAAACTTTTCTTTTGATAGGAAAAGAATACGATTCTGCAACCCTGTTAAAATTATATAGAAACGTGTTAGAACCTGCTGGAATTTATATAGCAGTCTCCAAAGTGAGCGAAGGGATCGGTTCCTGGGATTGGTTTACAAAACCGAAAAGCCTGGAATCCATCTTAGGAAGACTCTCGAAACATTTATATTTGATACTATTAGGAAATTAAAATGTCCCACGACTTAAAAGAAACAAACGAACTCATCCAACAAAGAATCGAGAAGATCAAAAATCTAAAGGAGAAGGGAGTAGATCCTTACCCGATCCGATTCTTCCCAGATTCAGATTCAGCATCTTTGATAGAGATGTATTCTAAAACTCCGACAGGCCCTGAGAAAAAGTTTTTATTAGGCGGACGTTTGCATTCCAAACGTGTGATGGGAAAGGCAAGTTTTGCTCATTTAAAAGATAAGTCAGGAGTCATCCAACTTTATGCAACCAGAGATGATCTGGGAGAAGAGAATTATACTCTTTTCAAAAGTTTAGACTTAGGAGATCTTATCGGGATAGAAGGTTATCTTTTCCAAACGCAAAAGGGAGAGACTACCCTTCATTTAACTTCGGTTACATTGCTTGCAAAATGTGTTCGTCCACTTCCGGTTGTAAAAGAGAAAGACGGAGTGATATACGACGCATTTGCTGATGTGGAACAAAGATATAGAATGCGTTATGTGGACTTGGTAGTAAACGACCATGTCAGAGATACTTTTATCACACGCAGTAGAATTGTATCTGAGATCCGTAATTTCCTAACTTCCGAAGGATTTTTGGAAGTGGAAACTCCTATGATGCAACCAATTGCGGGGGGCGCGGCAGCAAGGCCTTTCGTCACTCACCATAATACATTGGATATGCAATTATTCTTAAGGATAGCTCCTGAATTATATCTGAAACGTTTGATCGTTGGTGGATTAGATAGGGTTTTCGAATTAAACCGTAACTTTCGGAACGAAGGTATTTCTACCAAGCACAATCCTGAGTTCACTATGATGGAAGCGTATATGGCTTACGGCGATATGGGCAAAATGTTAGAACTAACTGAAAAACTAATCACTACTGTTGCCGAAAAGATCTGCGGAACTCTTAAGATCAAATACGGAAATGATCTAGTAGACCTTAGCTCTCCTTGGAGAAGAGTCAAATACGTTGATATTATTAAAGAATATTCAGGAATCGATTTCTCTCAGGTAAAAACTCTGGAAGAAGCTAAAGAAAAAGCAAGTTCCGTAAAAGTAGATGCAAGTAAATGTACTTCTATTTGGAAAGTGGCGGACGAGGTTTTCTCCGAAAAAGCGGAACCAAATCTGATCCAACCAGTGTTCGTGACAGATTATCCTAAAGAACTTTCTCCATTAGCGAAATCGAACCCTGAAAATCCAGGGTATGTGGAAAGATTTGAACCTTATATCGTAGGTAGAGAGATCGGAAACGCATTTTCAGAGTTGAACGATCCATTCGATCAAAAAGAAAGATTCGAGGATCAAGTAAAACAAAGAGAAGCTGGAGACGATGAGGCATTCATGATGGACGAGGATTATATCCGAGCACTCGAATATGGAATGCCTCCTACTGGAGGTCTTGGGATCGGGATAGATCGTTTAGTGATGTTACTCACAAATTCTCAATCTATCCGCGATACCATCTTATTCCCTCTGATGAGACCGGAATAAGATCATTTAGTGATTTGTAATTGTTAGCCTAGCTTGAGTATCCAACTTTTCCTTTAAGTCTTTCAATAGAGATTTCAAACTTTCTGTATTGGAAGAACTTAAAGTGAATGTGCTTGTATTGTCTCTCGAAGAAAAGCTGAACTGAACTTCTTTCGCAGAAAGTAATTTATCCGCCACATCTGCCGGAAGAATGGAAACTACACGAACAGTGTCACCATAATCAGTAGAGGTTTTTCTGAGATTATGCCAGGTTTGGTCTAACTTCATAGAAATCCCGATTGGAAAACTTTCCTCGAAAGAACTCATATAGTATTCTAAGAAGATTGGCTTCTCCCCTGTCTTATTTACCAAGATTCCTTTAAAATTCAAGGAACCTGGTTTTCCAACACTGCAGAAAATCGCTCCCGGACAGATAGGACCACTTCTGAAAAGTGTCTGCTCTACTACAGGTTCTGGAAGGACTTGGACCCGAGCCGAGCAGGAATTCAAGAAAACTGCAAAAAACACGGCAAAGAGAGAAACTTGTAAAAAAGAGAAACTAGAACGGATCATTTAAAGGCGGTCTCCTTGTGATTTCCTTTCCATTCTTCTCACGATCTCCCAAAGGTGAAGTAAAAAATCCGTTTTCAGAGAAGCCAAGGATACGTTCCATGGTAATAGAACTATGATTTCCTACCCGAAAGAAAAGATAAACGTCCTCCTCTTAGAGAATGTACACCAAGACGCATTCCAACTCTTTCAAAAAGACGGTTTTAATGTCCGCCTTCTCCCCCAAGCACTTAGCGAAGACGAACTTTCGAAAGAAATCGAGAACATTCATGTTCTGGGGATCCGGAGTAAAACCAATCTGACTGCACCTGTTTTAGCCAAGGCAAAACGACTTATGACTGTAGGTTGTTTCTGTATCGGAACAAACCAAGTGGATTTAATAGAAGCGGAGAAGAAAGGGATCCCAGTATTCAACGCGCCTTATTCCAATACACGTTCAGTCGCGGAACTCGTAATTGCAGAAGTTGTAATGTTAGCAAGAAGGGTCCCAGACCATATTCGAAATACACACGCAGGGATTTGGAATAAAATATCTAAGAACTGTTTTGAGGTTCGTGGAAAAACTTTAGGAATCGTAGGTTATGGCCATATTGGAAGCCAGGTTTCCGTACTTGCGGAAGCAATGGGTTTGAAAGTAGTCTACTACGACACACAAACAGTTCTTCCTTTAGGAAATGCAACTCCTCTCAATTCTTATGAGGAATTACTTTCCACGTCTGATTTTGTTACATTTCACGTGCCTGAACTTCCGGAAACTACTAACCTTTATGCAGCCAAGGAAATCAAAGCCACGAAAAAAGGTGCTTATATTA
Encoded here:
- the lysS gene encoding lysine--tRNA ligase → MSHDLKETNELIQQRIEKIKNLKEKGVDPYPIRFFPDSDSASLIEMYSKTPTGPEKKFLLGGRLHSKRVMGKASFAHLKDKSGVIQLYATRDDLGEENYTLFKSLDLGDLIGIEGYLFQTQKGETTLHLTSVTLLAKCVRPLPVVKEKDGVIYDAFADVEQRYRMRYVDLVVNDHVRDTFITRSRIVSEIRNFLTSEGFLEVETPMMQPIAGGAAARPFVTHHNTLDMQLFLRIAPELYLKRLIVGGLDRVFELNRNFRNEGISTKHNPEFTMMEAYMAYGDMGKMLELTEKLITTVAEKICGTLKIKYGNDLVDLSSPWRRVKYVDIIKEYSGIDFSQVKTLEEAKEKASSVKVDASKCTSIWKVADEVFSEKAEPNLIQPVFVTDYPKELSPLAKSNPENPGYVERFEPYIVGREIGNAFSELNDPFDQKERFEDQVKQREAGDDEAFMMDEDYIRALEYGMPPTGGLGIGIDRLVMLLTNSQSIRDTILFPLMRPE
- the serA gene encoding phosphoglycerate dehydrogenase, whose amino-acid sequence is MISYPKEKINVLLLENVHQDAFQLFQKDGFNVRLLPQALSEDELSKEIENIHVLGIRSKTNLTAPVLAKAKRLMTVGCFCIGTNQVDLIEAEKKGIPVFNAPYSNTRSVAELVIAEVVMLARRVPDHIRNTHAGIWNKISKNCFEVRGKTLGIVGYGHIGSQVSVLAEAMGLKVVYYDTQTVLPLGNATPLNSYEELLSTSDFVTFHVPELPETTNLYAAKEIKATKKGAYIINLSRGKVVDLEALAEAIKSGHIAGAGVDVFPQEPESNSDPFITPLQNLQNVILTPHIGGSTEEAQKNIGTEVASKLLKFVNNGSTTFAVNFPHLELNPIPQGMYRILNVHKNQPGFLKDINSMVSEIGANISSQHLGTSAEIGYLSMVINMSVGDELKERIERHPGSLKTRILY